Proteins encoded within one genomic window of Thunnus maccoyii chromosome 22, fThuMac1.1, whole genome shotgun sequence:
- the rnf175 gene encoding RING finger protein 175, with the protein MAGVHPQDDLLKMTHRENWKVQHERLHVKHRGHEAMHAEMVLILIATLVVAQIVLVQWKQRHHRSYNLVTLVQMWVVPLYFTIKLYWWRFLSMWGMFSVITSYVIFRATRKPLSCRTPRMVYKWFLLIYKLSYAVGVLGYLAIMFTMFGFNVFFRIKAEDSMDVGVIMLFYGLYYGVMGRDFAEICSDYMASTIGYYNKGGMPSRSLTNDICAVCGQRILVDVEDEGFIEDTYQLSCGHIFHEFCIRGWCIVGKKQTCPYCNEKVDLKRMMNNPWEKTHVLYGQLLDWLRYLVAWQPIIIGIVHGINFSLGLE; encoded by the exons ATGGCAGGTGTGCACCCCCag GACGACCTGCTGAAaatgacacacagagaaaactgGAA GGTGCAGCATGAGCGTCTGCACGTGAAGCACCGGGGTCACGAAGCCATGCACGCGGAGATGGTGCTGATCCTCATCGCCACGCTGGTGGTGGCTCAGATAGTCCTGGTTCAGTGGAAGCAGCGGCACCACCGCTCCTACAAT CTGGTGACTCTGGTCCAGATGTGGGTGGTTCCTCTTTACTTCACCATCAAACTGTACTGGTGGAGATTTCTGTCCATGTGGGGCATGTTCTCCGTCATCACCAGCTACGTCATCTTCAGAGCAACCCGCAAGCCGCTGTCCTGCAGGACGCCGAG GATGGTGTACAAGTGGTTCCTGTTGATCTACAAGCTGAGCTATGCAGTGGGTGTTCTGGGCTACCTGGCCatcatgttcaccatgttcGGCTTCAACGTCTTCTTCAG GATCAAGGCTGAGGACTCTATGGACGTTGGCGTCATCATGCTGTTTTACGGACTTTACTACGGCGTCATGGGCAGAGACTTTGCTGAAATCTGCTCTGACTACATGGCTTCTACAATCGGg tactACAACAAGGGAGGCATGCCCAGCAGGAGTCTGACCAACGACATCTGTGCGGTGTGCGGTCAGAGGATCCTGGTGGACGTGGAGGATGAAGGATTTATAGAAGACACCTACCAGCTCTCCTGTGGACACAT ATTCCACGAGTTCTGCATCCGCGGctggtgcattgtgggtaagAAGCAGACGTGTCCGTACTGCAATGAGAAGGTCGACTTGAAGAGGATGATGAACAACCC CTGGGAGAAGACACATGTCCTGTACGGACAGCTGCTTGACTGGCTCAGATacctggttgcctggcaaccaaTTATCATCGGTATCGTCCATGGGATTAATTTCTCCCTGGGCCTCGAATAG